The genomic region TCTAGGGCCACCAAAAAATAAAGGCCTCCAAGTTCTTAGAAAGTTTTTATATAAAGTATATGTATTGGGtccaaataaacaactaaacaagttTTTCATTGAAGGAGcccaaaataaatattgtttagcaAACAAAGGCCAAGTTTCAAAACTCGTTTCGCCTTGATTTCCAATTATTACAACACAACAACGATCAACTTAATCATCAATATTTAGCGTCCTAAAGCCCCTAAATACAGCCGCAGTCATCGTTCTTACCTCCCATTGCAACCAGCTTTCAATTTGTAGGCTATTGGCTATCACTAGACGAAAAAGTAAGGGTAATCACCCATTGCGTCAGGATTGGAGAAGAGTTTATCGGCGAAATTAGGGCCCCTACTTCATACTTCGCTTAGGGTCTCCAAAAACGTAGGAACGACCCTGACAATAGTATATATTATTTAACTATTATGGTGTGCATTTCATCTATTGTTCTGTGAATAAATAGCTGAATTGATATGAACTATCATGAAAAATATAAATGTCAGTTAATCAATGTGAAAAAAGTTTGCTATAAAGTTTGGCGCATACATTGAAGTTGATCCAAGTTTGGTGTAAGCATATTCTTCAAAtatgtttttgatgtttttcaCACCAGATTTGATGTAATATTTGGTCACTTGCCGCATATATGGGATGTTGGTACACTTAAACATATTCGCCGACTCTACACATTTTGGTCTTCGTGGGCGGTCTTGCTACGCCTAAAACAGGAAAGTCTAAGCAGGCAAACATAAGCTTTTACCTCTGAAAaatatttgttaaattttaattttGTTCCATAAAAGCTGCAATGTgaaatcagtttgttttcttatttgattaaaaaaaaacatttgataCAATGTTTATAAGCATTCATAGATGTATATAAGTACATTGTGTGGTGATGAACCTTACTTGTATATCAATATGAGTTGTGTTTTATTTGAAGAGGATGAATCGGGTGATATTAAAAAAGGAATAGCTACTAAAAGAAGAATTAGTCCAATTAATTTAAATTGGTACAACGGCTCTACtaaggggaggaggggtggttcactagtgatggtttctatcactcccactatccaatcaaatcacgccatgtcatcaaccatttttttatcactcacaacctttttagtgggggtggtcatcactcatcaccacacccaacaatttccccccaaccaacaattaccctCCCAAAACAAAACATTAACGCGTGATAAAGATAACGGAAGTTGGATTTCGTTGAAGATTAACGCGTTGAACTTGTTGCCGGCGGTGGAGTATAACGCGTGGATGTTGGTGGCCGTGATACTTTAACGCACCGCCCCGGGTGCTCTAATACAATATAATATTATAAAGCGTTATTAGAAATTATTATGACTTACTAAAATTGTTTCATTTGTTTTGAGTAAGTCATTTCTCTGTGTGTGTGCACACgtgggtgggtggggggggggggggggtaagttTGCGAGTTACACAACCTGGCGTGAGTAAAAGGGGAGTGGAGAGTGGCTAGTGGGTTAAGGTGTCACAATATTATTAGATAGTGGCTAGTTGGTTGGTTGAGCTATGTGGATGCCCCTTTTTCAAAGTGACTCAGGCCCATTTTCATCCATGTTAACACTGACGAGTTTCAAAGCTGAACTCGGTTTGTGACTAGTCTCTCTTCACTGATCCTCCCACCTCTACTATTCATTGAATTTTGTGTCACAAGATTTGTTTTCGATGGAATTTTAGTCCTTTCACTTCATCTTATTTTGGCTCCTTCTTAACCCCAATTACATGTAAGAAGTCAGGAATATTTTCTGATGCTTGCAATCTTTTTACACAATGCTCATGATCGCTGACTACATCTTATGGAAGAAGAATCTTTACATTTCTCTCCTTGTAATTAGAAATCGTAAATTTCCAACTTTGGCACTTTCTTTTTGATCTTTTTCACTTTTTGCCTtttgtggtgaaaatatattttatatataggATTTAAAAGGTAAAAGCTTATAGTTTCATTGAGTTAAAGCATGGTCAAAAGGAACAAACAATgttcatagtttataagttattATCTTAAGAAAAATGAGGTGTGTTGCTAAAACTGTaaaaaatttaattaaaacaattCTACTatatcttattttttttttaaaaagtttgtTGCTATTTTGCGCACTTACATTATTATATGTTGAAGACTTTGTTTCGTTCATAACATTTATCATATAAGGCTAACTAGTGTAGGGCAACACCCCTAGCCACCTCAGTTGGGTGGCGCCCCCAACACCATCCCTGCTATGCTAAAGATGTGGGTGGCACTATGGATGCTCCGCTAAGATGATGGTGAGCGCTAAAGGTGGTGAGGTGGGGAGGAGCCAATCAcacttgttttttttaatttcttttttttctATATAATTAATGGGGGTTTTCTTTCACATCATGCAAGTTAACGATAAAGCCCCTCGCTTACATGTCGCCTACGTGGCGCTGAGTTAGCGTGAGGAGCTTTATCCCACATCATATAGCCTACTTTCACCGATGTGAGGTTAGACCAGTTGATAGAGACACATATCTCATAGATTAAtttgtcattcaaaaaaaaactaataataatCTTACTTTActcaaataataataatcttaCTTTATTCAAAGTCTCAAATTGTTAGTTTAACATTCATAACAAACAATAATTATTTATCTATCATATGCTTCGGACATGATTCATATATATCTTTTACTTTAGGATTATTTATTGTTTCATTTTGAGTATATGTTTCTTAGGAACTTTTAATGAACTTTAGGATGTTATTGATGCTTAACAAGACACTAACAATTAATTGAAAACAATAGAGTCTCAACACAAAGCCAAATTATGAAATAAAGAAAAACAAAGACCTCTCAATGGGCAATACAGAGTATGCATTGTCAATATCTATTTGCATTGATGTCAATCTTGTATAAGGAAGAAGGTTGTTTGATTTGGATGTGTGATGGTGTATTCATATCCTTATCATTATCAAAATAAGAGTATTTTGAAGTCATTTCTATGAATTGAGGGGCATAGGTCACTCCAACCCCCCAACATTTTGTTTGATATTCTTTTTATATGGCTATTATTTAAGATAACAACCCCTAATTAATATAGTAGGGTCTAATTCTTGTGATAATTTCATTTTGATTGTGATTGGGAACtaatattattaaaaaatggTATTAAATTATGAGGTGATGATTTGCACATAATTATTGTCGGTAGATAGACGAGTTGTGGTTTGCAGTCATTTAAGTGAGTTATAGGTCTTTTAGCAGAAATTTCAAGTCTAATATCTCGTTGTCAAGCACAACTTACTTGTATATGACGGGTTCTATCCTAAAATAAACTAACAATAGGTGGAGCAGTCCACATacgtatcatcatcatcatactcgatatatcccaccaatagcaaagctaaggtatgGTCTGAAAAGGGtgagatgtagacaaccttacttCTACCGCGCAGGAATAGAGAGACTGTTTCCAATGAGACCCccagctcgatagtagttttgcatcaagtctTGGGCATAAGGCACATACCACTCAGCAATTGAGATAaatgccgattagtgcatgtacccattgtctttcggctataaatgccaccacatgatgcatgattaaccatcctcctcttttaacgttattttcacgaaattagtaaaataacgttaaaattagtgcactttctcTTTTGCCCCCGatcgcccacacatatatacattatatgagcATACCGCAAGCAGTCCACATGTGTATATGTTACCTTAAAGATCTATCATGTTTCAATGTGCTACACTGCGAGTTAGTATACATCAAACAACTTTCTATTAGGTGGAGTAAATCAACGGTCATTGGAGCACAGGTCCCACCTAACAAATCGGCGAAAACCAAGAAAGACATTCTATAAAACAATAAATAAGCATGGACTATATATAGATACATTGTAGTTATTATAAAATCTTGCAACACCCATCTAACAATAATAATATGATGTGACTTGGGAGGACCATATATACATAAAAGCTATATGGAACACCCACCTATCTCTCTCACAAAACCAATAGCATATGATGATGTTTTTGTGTAAACCATTAATAGGTGAGTGCTAGCTAGCTACTAAGTGTACAAGTTATGGTTGAACATGAATAGAGAGAGGACTACAATGATGAACCTTTTTCACATATAATATTTCACATAAATTAGTTGTATAGGTATGGAGTTTAAATCAATTtagatatttttttttgaacggcaaatttggatcactgacggaccactggagtatcatcgtgccaccagaggAACCACCCGATGATATATTAACTAACAAAATATAAAAGATTCTAGATTTTGTCCATTATATGGCACACAAAGATCACAAACACATGTAATAAGAAAGGACATATTGAACCCTTGGGTAAAGAACAACACTAATCATGTAACTAATCATGTAGTATAATAAAATAAGTACCATTTTTTTGGAAACTAGCAAGACATTATAATAATAGTGTTTAATGGTACACAAATAATTATGTTATAAATCATTACTAGAAGCCAAAAACCACAAAAAAAGCCTCATCAAACTCTACCAGTCAACTCCAACACACACTCTTGCACCAACTCCTCTAGCaacttcctttcaatttcctttcTTGTATCAACAATTTCCATTCTCAACCCCTCCACCCACCCCCTCCCCACCACCTCTTTCACCACCACCATGCTGCCGCCACAATCCCCGTCCTCCCAATCGCACATTTCCTCCCGCCACAACCATTCCTTCATCTGACCCCACACACGGTCCTCCAGCACGGTTGATGACATCGTCCTATCAACTACGTTGTTATGGGCTCCACTATAAGGCCCACGGCCCGCGATATCTATCAAAGCCTCGTTGACACAGTCAAACACGAGTTTTGATATTGCCATGTGATGTCTTAGTTTGGTTTGACCAAGTACGGGTTCCTTTTGACTTAGGTTTGTGTATTTGTCTCTCAACGACGGGTCTAGCGGGCTTTCAGGCGAATGCCATTTGCCTAAAAACGAGTTTGACTGTATTTGGCTGATACCCGCTACTGATAATAACATTTGAACGTACGATAAACATTCTTGCTCTTCTTCCTCTGGGTCTAGAGGCGTGGATGAGGGTTTACTGGAGTATGGTGTGGCTGACCCCGTAGAATCATCCCACGATAATGTTCGGGCTATGGATCCAATGGGGGGTGATTTATCAATCAGGTTGTATCTCATAGGCTCCATTCCTGTTAATACAACAAAAGAACATTGGTTCTGTCTTGTACATGTTAACTAATGCATGTCATATGAAGATTACAAAACATTGTGGCAGACAATATTGAAGAGAATTATACagtttatttattatatttagcATGTTAAGTATTTATAATATGAGAAAAGCAGATAAAATATGAGTTTTCATGGTGGCCTAACCCATTCTATTCGGCTTATAATTACAATCAACCAGTTAACAGACCAGCCTATTTCCAGTGACCACAGTAtaccatagttgttaatagcgatcATAGCGAGTGCTATAGTGAATAGCGTAGCAAAGCGCTCATTCATCGCTATCTGATTTTGCGATATAAATAGTGATAAAatataggcaaattggatttaaataatcccaactcactgttattggccaataataatcccaactcatttaatcaccaataataatccgaactattcacttttgtttgtaaaatacttccagttaaaaaaaacactaactaggttaaaaaaaatgctgacgtggcaggtgacgtggcatgACACATCAGCAAATTTGCTGAGGTGGCAGTTGATGTGGCATTTTTTGATGCCGTGGCAGCTGACGTGGCTGTCTACGTggcatttttgatgacgtggcaactGATGTGGCAGGTTATGtggcatgccacatcagcaattttttaacctagttagtgtttttttaactgggagtattttacaaacaaaagtgaatagttcggattattattggtgattaaatgagttgggattattattggccaataacagtgagttgggattatttaaatccaatttgcctaaaatatatgtatacaatagctggattttaggttttttgttaaatatacgtATAGAACCGCCGTATTTGGATATAAAATACATATTAAATATTTCTAATATTATCTTCTAGTGTAgctaaacataaacataaaatagtGCCCGCTATTTGATCGCTTATCGCTACGTAGCATTCAGGTTGCTTGTTGCTATCATCCGCTATTCGCTATTatcagggccggctcaaccattttggtggcctgAGGCGAAGTAAAAGCTTGTGGCCTTTTTCCCAAAAAACGTATGTAATTGAAAGTTAAACTTGAAGGGCccaagtgtaattatttgaaagattgtgttaaaatttaaaaatatggaAGAAAATGGTGAACCAGggattcgaacccgggtctcACCAGCATCCATACATACACAAAACCATTACACTACCAACCATCAATCTGTTGATAACCCACACCCTAAAGCTTTTATAAATGGACTGTGGTTTCATCAAATCGTGGAGACCTTATAGTTTTGGTGGCCAAAGGCCCAAGCCTCATTTGACTTGGGCTTGGGCCGGCCCTGGCTATTATCAACTATGCAACATACAAGTGAGTAGTTAATGATAATTACCATATTTATTCGGCTTAGGATTATGATGACAATTTGTTGTGTGGTCATCTTCTTCAAATTGTGGTTCCAAAACTGAAATAGGGCTCGGTTGATCCTGATTCACAATGTGATTTCCAGGAAAGTCGGGTCTTGTGAAAGAAAATCCCGCCTGTAATAAGCAGTTATAAATCTTTCAGAAAATGTACTCCAGGTTCACAAAACAAGCTCAATATTAAAAAGTAAACAAAAACTAAGAACCATAAGTGTATACAACTTAAAGAAGAAGCGATACCTCAGGTAAAAATAGGCCTTTTTTCAGACCAGAACATGATGCTTCTTCATTAACCGTATCACTAATGCATTGAGATCCTTCAATACCAACATTTTTAGCGGAAAATCTAGTAGATTGCGGTACGTCGTTAGACTGCTGGGACTTCTCTTTACTAGACTTCTTATTCTTCGAAAAAAACAAACTCGAAACTCGCCCCTTGAACGATGACGATTTCACAAGCTTTTCCTTCACCACCTCTTTAGTATCATCAATCTTGTCTTTCAAAGAACCCGAATCTTCAACGCCAAGTCGAGCCGGAACCGATTTTGATCTCGAAAGATTTCTCGAAACTTTATCGGCATCTTCAACTTTGTCCAAATCACTAGTTTCGTGAATTTCTACAGGTTTTACGGGTTTTTTCAAATCAGAAAGAGCTAGCATATCACCCAATGTACTTGAGCTTCTTTGTATTTCTCTTTGTTCTAGAACATTCTTATGTGATGACATCATCGCCCATCTTTCCGAAAGTCGTTTCTTCGCTTCTCTACAAACCGATGACTCAGGAGAATAAGACGTACGGCTGGACGAAGCGCAATAATGACTATCGAAACGGTTAATATAGTCCCATGAGTGTCTAGAAGCTGGTGAAACGACTTCAGAATCACTAAGATTCCCTGTTGCATAATCAATCTCTGATTTACAATACGAACTATCATCACCGATATAACCGTTTGAAAAAACCGAAGAAACTCGGGTTTCGGTTTCGTCCCGTCTAAGCCCGCTTAAACTTTCCGAAATCTCATCTGTGGTCTCTTCCGGATCCGCATCGAAAACGTCATCATGTGATATTTTGATATTTTGAGGTTTCACAGAACTAGGTTTCAGTACCACAATTCGCGTCGGCTGATTAGGGGTATCGTCAACTTTGCAACATTCTGGAGAAAATAAAATATCGGAACCCTTTTGATTCCAAACAAGCTTTTGGTCATCCGCTAACTTAGACGGTTTAAGAATCGTGATCCTTCTAGAATCTGGCGGTGGTGGAACCGACTGTAAATCGTATATATTTCGTGAGAATAACGAATTAGGCTCTTGTAAAAACTTAAGAAACATATCTTTATTGGAACTTAAAACTTCTAACGCATCTTGAAACTGCTTTGTTTGGCGAAGTTTTTCATCGGTCGACAACCGTTTCGCTTCCATAAATTTCTCACGAACGAGATCCATCTTTTGTTTTTCACTACATTTTCCCTTTTGCGGTGAATCATTTTGACGTATTTCGTAAACGTCTTTGTATTCTCCGAATTCTTGTTGCAAAAACTCTAAGGGTCCTGATTGACTCCTGCGTGAAGCCGAATCAAGTTGATGCTGATGTGGCAGGGCATCGAGTCCCATTAGTTTGGCGACCAAATTAGATGGACTTTGCTTTAATTCCTCTTCCTTTGACATTTCTTGCGCGATAAGCATCTTTATTGGCGTTCCGTTTGATTTTCTATTTGATGGAGATTTCCTTGAGTCGGATACAACCTACATGCACCAATATTGAATCAGGATACTCGATACACGATACAGTAGATGCTTCTAATACAAAAGTTGTTCAAATTTATC from Helianthus annuus cultivar XRQ/B chromosome 10, HanXRQr2.0-SUNRISE, whole genome shotgun sequence harbors:
- the LOC110883957 gene encoding uncharacterized protein LOC110883957, with the translated sequence MSWIQNGKKQSPEKPISGCLGRMVNLFDLNTSVGGNKLLTDKPHHDGSSFSRRHSDVVRTSLVDDHMDDKMVVSDSRKSPSNRKSNGTPIKMLIAQEMSKEEELKQSPSNLVAKLMGLDALPHQHQLDSASRRSQSGPLEFLQQEFGEYKDVYEIRQNDSPQKGKCSEKQKMDLVREKFMEAKRLSTDEKLRQTKQFQDALEVLSSNKDMFLKFLQEPNSLFSRNIYDLQSVPPPPDSRRITILKPSKLADDQKLVWNQKGSDILFSPECCKVDDTPNQPTRIVVLKPSSVKPQNIKISHDDVFDADPEETTDEISESLSGLRRDETETRVSSVFSNGYIGDDSSYCKSEIDYATGNLSDSEVVSPASRHSWDYINRFDSHYCASSSRTSYSPESSVCREAKKRLSERWAMMSSHKNVLEQREIQRSSSTLGDMLALSDLKKPVKPVEIHETSDLDKVEDADKVSRNLSRSKSVPARLGVEDSGSLKDKIDDTKEVVKEKLVKSSSFKGRVSSLFFSKNKKSSKEKSQQSNDVPQSTRFSAKNVGIEGSQCISDTVNEEASCSGLKKGLFLPEAGFSFTRPDFPGNHIVNQDQPSPISVLEPQFEEDDHTTNCHHNPKPNKYGMEPMRYNLIDKSPPIGSIARTLSWDDSTGSATPYSSKPSSTPLDPEEEEQECLSYVQMLLSVAGISQIQSNSFLGKWHSPESPLDPSLRDKYTNLSQKEPVLGQTKLRHHMAISKLVFDCVNEALIDIAGRGPYSGAHNNVVDRTMSSTVLEDRVWGQMKEWLWREEMCDWEDGDCGGSMVVVKEVVGRGWVEGLRMEIVDTRKEIERKLLEELVQECVLELTGRV